A genomic stretch from Methanomassiliicoccales archaeon includes:
- a CDS encoding formate/nitrite transporter family protein — MVDLAGKAGVYKSKLSPGNLLLRGFMAGLYIAVGAALATVCSTGVANYLGAGIGKLVAGAVFPVGLIAIVLTGMELFTGDAMLVPMAAMMKLVTWKRVFYVWTFVYIGNFIGSLFWAFLMAVGPLQTGDISAVSGNAVSDSGFYLNAFGVNAINIAAAKTLTYKAAGGLMGMTSVFMNAIACNLLVNVAILLALSSKEMIGKFFGIWFPIMAFVASGFEHCVANMYFIPAGMMALAMHPEYSLPANTLLAHYGGITVSDFLIWNLIPATIGNIIGGFLFVGVVYFYAFRSELPTVCTSEVPGAQARKEEMK; from the coding sequence ATTGTAGATCTAGCAGGTAAGGCTGGCGTGTACAAATCGAAGCTTTCGCCTGGTAATCTGCTTCTTCGCGGATTTATGGCTGGTCTTTATATCGCCGTCGGTGCTGCTCTCGCCACTGTTTGCTCAACTGGCGTTGCGAATTATCTAGGTGCGGGAATTGGAAAACTAGTCGCCGGCGCTGTCTTCCCTGTGGGTCTCATCGCCATTGTATTGACGGGTATGGAGCTCTTCACCGGCGATGCCATGCTTGTGCCGATGGCAGCGATGATGAAACTTGTCACATGGAAGCGGGTTTTTTATGTATGGACCTTCGTTTATATAGGCAACTTCATTGGATCGTTGTTTTGGGCATTCCTCATGGCGGTGGGGCCACTGCAGACTGGTGACATTTCTGCCGTTTCCGGCAACGCCGTTTCCGACAGCGGCTTCTACCTCAATGCATTTGGCGTTAACGCGATCAACATCGCCGCGGCGAAAACGCTCACCTACAAAGCTGCTGGTGGACTGATGGGAATGACATCGGTATTCATGAATGCGATCGCATGCAATCTCCTCGTCAATGTCGCAATTCTGCTCGCTTTATCATCGAAGGAGATGATTGGCAAATTCTTCGGGATATGGTTCCCGATCATGGCTTTCGTTGCGAGCGGATTTGAGCACTGCGTTGCCAACATGTATTTCATTCCTGCTGGCATGATGGCGCTTGCGATGCATCCCGAGTATTCGCTGCCGGCGAACACACTGCTAGCGCATTACGGCGGAATTACGGTCAGCGATTTCCTTATCTGGAATTTGATACCGGCGACGATCGGCAACATTATCGGTGGATTCCTTTTCGTTGGCGTTGTGTACTTCTATGCCTTCCGAAGTGAACTGCCAACAGTCTGCACATCCGAGGTTCCTGGCGCTCAAGCGAGGAAAGAGGAAATGAAATAA
- the folD gene encoding bifunctional methylenetetrahydrofolate dehydrogenase/methenyltetrahydrofolate cyclohydrolase FolD produces the protein MVARLIDGNEIAAQIREELKAKIADLKSKGVTPGLAVILVGEDPASQVYVRMKGKACEELGLYSETIRLPANYPEEALLKLIDDLNANPKIHGILVQLPLPDHINETKVLNRIDPEKDVDGFHPVNVGRMLIGDPGFLPCTPHGIQELLIRSGNSPEGKHVVVVGRSNIVGKPVAAILMQKKKGANATVTVCHSKTKDLPSVTRMGDILIAAMGVPEFIKADMVKEGAVVIDVGVNRVEDPSSKKGYKLVGDVDFEAVKQKASAITPVPGGVGPMTIVMLMKNTVLSAEKALARK, from the coding sequence ATGGTTGCCCGGCTGATTGATGGTAATGAAATCGCCGCACAGATCCGCGAGGAACTGAAGGCGAAAATCGCTGACCTTAAGTCAAAAGGTGTCACTCCTGGGCTTGCTGTTATTCTCGTGGGAGAGGATCCAGCTTCTCAGGTCTACGTGAGAATGAAGGGAAAGGCATGTGAAGAGCTCGGACTTTATTCTGAGACGATCAGGCTTCCTGCCAATTATCCTGAGGAAGCACTCCTCAAACTCATCGACGATTTGAACGCAAATCCGAAGATTCATGGAATCCTTGTCCAGTTGCCCCTTCCCGATCATATCAATGAGACAAAGGTTCTCAACCGCATCGATCCCGAGAAGGATGTCGACGGGTTTCACCCTGTCAATGTTGGACGAATGCTGATCGGCGATCCCGGATTCCTACCATGTACGCCTCATGGAATTCAGGAACTTTTGATAAGGAGTGGAAATAGTCCTGAGGGGAAACATGTTGTGGTCGTTGGAAGAAGCAATATCGTTGGGAAACCTGTTGCCGCGATACTGATGCAGAAGAAGAAGGGCGCGAATGCAACCGTGACAGTTTGTCACTCGAAGACAAAGGATCTTCCTTCGGTGACGAGGATGGGAGATATCCTCATTGCGGCTATGGGTGTCCCAGAGTTCATCAAGGCGGATATGGTTAAAGAGGGGGCCGTCGTCATCGATGTCGGTGTCAACAGGGTTGAAGATCCAAGTTCAAAGAAAGGGTATAAATTAGTGGGTGACGTCGATTTTGAGGCAGTGAAGCAAAAGGCATCAGCCATTACACCGGTGCCTGGCGGCGTAGGCCCGATGACGATCGTCATGTTGATGAAAAACACCGTTTTGTCCGCAGAGAAGGCGTTGGCCCGAAAGTAA
- a CDS encoding DUF3786 domain-containing protein, with protein MKRDYPCLEKITYEEALQRAWNNLLKRNPVELAEFSLSRIFDSVITVRFFTKECTVDLHRKIIKQDQQPLEPFHSILILHYLCGCSDLYPTGEMITFREIPGGDFYYAAFKSRAIDPLIMKFGRKPETLFTAAERIGAKKIDMGSASVRVDVFAKLPVIVVVWEGDEEIPSSANILFDRIAASIFPTEDLAVIGSLVSSKLTKAV; from the coding sequence ATGAAACGGGATTATCCATGTCTCGAGAAAATCACTTATGAAGAGGCACTTCAAAGAGCGTGGAACAACCTTCTTAAAAGAAACCCAGTCGAATTGGCTGAATTCTCACTTAGCAGAATTTTCGATAGCGTCATTACCGTTCGATTTTTTACGAAGGAGTGTACCGTTGATCTGCACAGGAAAATTATCAAACAGGATCAACAACCACTCGAACCGTTTCACTCAATTCTAATTCTTCATTATTTATGTGGATGTTCTGATCTTTATCCGACAGGAGAGATGATCACTTTCAGAGAAATACCTGGAGGAGATTTCTACTATGCTGCCTTCAAGTCAAGGGCGATCGATCCGCTTATAATGAAATTTGGCAGGAAGCCAGAGACGCTTTTCACTGCTGCCGAGAGAATTGGCGCAAAGAAAATCGATATGGGGAGCGCGAGCGTGAGGGTTGATGTATTTGCCAAACTTCCAGTCATTGTTGTTGTCTGGGAAGGTGATGAGGAAATACCCAGTTCGGCAAATATTCTGTTTGATAGGATTGCAGCGTCAATTTTCCCAACGGAAGATTTGGCAGTGATAGGCTCTCTCGTGTCTTCAAAGCTCACGAAGGCCGTCTGA
- a CDS encoding DUF2797 domain-containing protein, with amino-acid sequence MFIRADKLLSRSYDSFHTHHVLSFYWDDFVPYLQLYDLGEKKVEEIELNELAFSSSYEKYCVGHFRGSEYVPCPTSARVTRFSQCSYCASSWIPHQECIFEPKCNGELCSCDFCSKHHVVYAAVIHDIIKIGMTGQSRLRTRGIEQGADAILQLIKCDGRLEARNFEKRIAKILHLPQLTGSEVNSKCFMRPPRRAEIEELLISIRDRLSKELQVIDSEILFLDRYPIEHYLDSPLEPIQPSGVHMGKVLGVKGRFLLYQDEITNQYRVLDLSDLPCRYISELHERDNYRNEDAPI; translated from the coding sequence ATGTTCATCAGGGCGGACAAACTTCTCTCACGATCTTACGACTCTTTTCACACTCATCACGTGCTATCTTTTTACTGGGATGATTTCGTCCCCTATCTCCAGCTTTATGATCTTGGAGAAAAGAAAGTAGAAGAAATTGAACTCAATGAACTTGCCTTCTCCTCGAGCTATGAAAAATACTGCGTCGGTCACTTTAGGGGATCGGAGTATGTTCCCTGTCCCACTTCTGCGCGAGTGACACGTTTTAGCCAATGCTCTTATTGCGCTTCATCTTGGATCCCGCATCAAGAGTGCATTTTCGAGCCGAAATGCAACGGTGAGCTCTGTTCCTGCGATTTTTGCAGCAAACATCATGTCGTATACGCTGCAGTTATCCACGATATAATCAAGATCGGAATGACTGGCCAGTCGAGGCTAAGGACTCGCGGGATTGAACAGGGCGCTGATGCCATTTTACAACTCATAAAATGCGATGGTCGTCTGGAAGCGCGTAATTTTGAAAAAAGAATCGCCAAGATTCTCCACTTACCACAACTGACAGGGTCCGAGGTGAATTCAAAATGTTTCATGAGACCTCCGCGGAGAGCTGAGATTGAAGAATTGCTGATTTCCATCAGAGACCGACTTTCCAAGGAGTTACAGGTGATCGACAGCGAGATTCTTTTCCTCGATCGTTATCCAATTGAACATTATCTCGATTCGCCGCTGGAACCAATTCAACCCTCAGGCGTTCACATGGGCAAAGTTCTCGGCGTCAAGGGACGGTTTCTGCTGTACCAAGATGAAATAACGAACCAGTATAGAGTCCTAGATCTCTCAGATCTGCCTTGTAGATACATCAGCGAACTTCACGAAAGGGATAACTATCGGAATGAGGATGCACCGATTTAA
- a CDS encoding CoB--CoM heterodisulfide reductase iron-sulfur subunit A family protein, which yields MVQALVIGGGTAGIASAISLAQRGIFVTIVEKDSSIGGRVSELCCKGEIQCVKCDVCLSLDRLYEVAQSKYIRVFTNSEVIKVSGKPGSYRVTVIRKPQLVREDACTACGKCGSVCPVEGSAIKPRFNRSVPMTYWIDEEKCIRMKGESCEKCSEICPTGAIDFKAKASRKYLNVAAIIVANGFEPFEASKDRRLRYGQIKDVLTSLEIEKMLSDSGKLIAPSTGVICKKIGIIQCVGSRDERMGVAYCSKVCCKYSLKIAQLIKLKYPETEISFFFMDWRPYDSVDNELLEWTRKNQGVKIVRSRPAEIIESENGKPVVRYVTLAENKIEEEEFDLVMLSIGIMPPSDAQKLSTILGIEVSPSGFISSEDAHKGIFAAGCCTGPKDIEESFMEGIAAANRVAAFIGGSK from the coding sequence TTGGTTCAAGCGCTTGTAATAGGCGGGGGAACGGCGGGCATCGCATCTGCAATCAGTCTCGCGCAACGTGGTATTTTTGTCACGATCGTCGAAAAGGATTCGAGTATTGGTGGAAGGGTCTCGGAACTCTGCTGTAAGGGCGAGATCCAGTGCGTTAAATGTGACGTCTGCCTTTCTCTTGATCGGTTGTACGAAGTTGCTCAGTCAAAATACATTCGCGTTTTCACCAATTCAGAGGTTATAAAGGTAAGCGGGAAACCCGGCTCATACAGGGTTACCGTAATCAGAAAACCGCAACTTGTCAGAGAAGATGCATGCACTGCATGTGGGAAATGTGGGAGCGTATGTCCAGTTGAAGGCAGCGCGATCAAACCCCGATTCAACAGAAGCGTTCCAATGACATACTGGATCGATGAAGAAAAATGTATAAGAATGAAAGGAGAATCGTGTGAAAAGTGCTCGGAAATTTGTCCAACTGGCGCAATCGATTTCAAGGCGAAAGCGTCAAGAAAATACCTCAACGTCGCTGCGATCATCGTTGCAAACGGCTTCGAACCATTCGAAGCATCTAAAGACCGGAGACTCAGATACGGCCAGATAAAGGATGTGCTCACTTCACTCGAAATAGAGAAAATGCTGAGTGATTCTGGCAAACTGATCGCACCCTCCACTGGCGTTATTTGCAAGAAAATCGGAATTATCCAGTGCGTTGGTTCGCGCGATGAGAGAATGGGGGTCGCTTATTGCTCCAAAGTCTGCTGCAAGTATTCACTCAAAATTGCTCAACTTATAAAATTGAAATATCCTGAGACGGAGATCTCATTCTTCTTCATGGACTGGAGGCCATACGATTCGGTCGACAATGAGCTCCTCGAGTGGACGAGGAAGAATCAAGGTGTTAAGATTGTGAGGTCTAGACCAGCTGAGATAATAGAATCCGAAAATGGAAAACCGGTGGTGAGATATGTGACACTTGCGGAGAACAAGATCGAGGAGGAAGAATTCGACCTCGTAATGCTTTCCATCGGAATTATGCCACCCTCTGACGCCCAGAAGCTCTCAACGATCCTTGGGATCGAAGTGTCGCCATCGGGATTTATATCTTCCGAAGATGCACATAAGGGGATTTTCGCTGCTGGCTGCTGTACAGGACCAAAGGACATTGAAGAGAGCTTCATGGAAGGTATCGCTGCTGCTAACCGTGTTGCAGCCTTCATCGGGGGATCGAAATGA
- a CDS encoding DUF1743 domain-containing protein, with the protein MSKVLKPEEVRERFGNLFCRKFITMVDEENGIARIIDECIAKGPVEWDAVNRKRAGGVITDVRVEGTTLIMDAVIGEREVKFGPASKDLGGQGLKALKVEGDKVKTTWVGLAGASIGVGACLPQASGTIETEYPDDIKVGGAHRIEVTITTPKMIRMIYAVDDTDTKEKGASWAMMLKMANSSRIGHFLEHKIIQLNPNVPDKTTNCVSVGVSFAVEEKNADKLTEYVINYVKENTYSKNTTLAVFRGLKIPDELVRYGLEAKKHILTVDRAREVAEKNGVRLVEITGKRGSIGAVAGIGCFDLGIISASLPEDFEKKPD; encoded by the coding sequence ATGTCAAAGGTGCTTAAGCCAGAAGAAGTTAGGGAGCGTTTCGGGAATCTATTTTGCAGGAAGTTCATCACAATGGTTGATGAAGAAAACGGGATCGCGAGGATCATCGACGAGTGCATTGCCAAAGGGCCAGTCGAATGGGATGCGGTCAACAGGAAAAGAGCTGGCGGAGTGATCACAGATGTCCGAGTTGAAGGTACAACTCTTATTATGGATGCAGTTATTGGGGAGCGTGAAGTGAAATTTGGGCCGGCATCAAAAGATCTGGGGGGACAGGGGCTCAAGGCGCTCAAGGTCGAAGGAGACAAAGTGAAAACAACCTGGGTCGGGCTTGCAGGAGCGAGTATAGGCGTCGGAGCGTGTCTGCCGCAGGCATCAGGAACGATCGAAACGGAATACCCTGATGACATAAAGGTCGGTGGGGCACACAGGATTGAAGTTACGATCACAACGCCAAAAATGATCCGGATGATCTACGCCGTCGATGACACTGATACAAAGGAGAAAGGGGCATCCTGGGCGATGATGCTGAAGATGGCGAATTCCTCTCGAATTGGTCATTTTCTCGAGCACAAAATCATTCAGCTGAATCCGAACGTGCCTGATAAGACAACGAACTGCGTTTCAGTCGGCGTTTCTTTTGCCGTCGAGGAAAAAAACGCAGATAAACTGACTGAATATGTCATCAATTATGTCAAGGAGAATACCTATTCAAAGAACACCACTCTCGCTGTTTTCCGTGGGTTGAAAATTCCAGATGAGCTTGTGAGATATGGACTTGAGGCAAAAAAGCACATTCTGACAGTCGACCGTGCGAGGGAGGTTGCCGAGAAAAATGGCGTTCGCCTCGTTGAAATCACTGGGAAGCGGGGGTCGATCGGTGCTGTGGCTGGCATCGGTTGTTTCGATCTCGGTATTATTTCCGCGTCATTACCAGAGGACTTTGAGAAGAAACCCGATTGA
- a CDS encoding polysaccharide deacetylase family protein yields MTMGCATITIDVDRDVNLPEHGRIEGISRARDGDKAPRFESAAKGLKLIVSVLNDLGIKGTFFIEAETAKKIAERMNIKELLKPHEIACHGYRHEDLTGEQSGIKLSDEQVSSILDDSVATIKEVFNRKPVGFRAPYLHIDNRILAALAQKGFMYDSSIIKRLDRGEIYPYRIYGALIEAPIASGVDRAGKKIVSYLWPLHEGQRKVSDYEHFISRFSAGLFILATHSWHLIESYDSGLLPEEKIAENVSWLRSILKTAIDLGIEFCTVEEYLLGKAGD; encoded by the coding sequence ATGACTATGGGCTGCGCGACGATCACGATCGATGTTGACCGGGATGTTAATCTTCCAGAGCATGGAAGAATCGAGGGCATCTCACGGGCCAGAGATGGCGATAAAGCTCCAAGATTCGAATCGGCTGCGAAAGGACTCAAGTTAATCGTATCGGTGCTCAATGATCTGGGAATAAAAGGAACCTTTTTTATTGAGGCCGAGACCGCCAAGAAGATCGCCGAGAGGATGAATATCAAGGAACTTTTGAAGCCCCACGAAATCGCGTGTCATGGATATAGACACGAGGATCTCACAGGTGAACAGAGTGGGATTAAACTGTCGGATGAACAAGTAAGCTCGATTTTGGACGATAGCGTGGCGACAATCAAGGAAGTGTTCAACAGAAAGCCAGTGGGTTTCCGCGCACCATACCTGCATATCGATAACAGAATCCTAGCAGCGCTCGCGCAGAAAGGATTCATGTACGATTCATCGATCATCAAACGTCTTGATCGCGGCGAGATTTATCCGTATCGAATTTATGGCGCTTTGATAGAGGCACCGATCGCCTCAGGCGTCGATCGTGCGGGAAAGAAGATCGTCTCCTATCTCTGGCCGTTGCATGAAGGACAGAGGAAAGTGTCTGATTACGAGCATTTCATCTCCCGGTTTTCAGCCGGGCTCTTCATTCTGGCGACCCACAGCTGGCATCTCATCGAAAGCTATGATTCCGGATTGTTGCCTGAGGAAAAAATTGCAGAAAACGTTTCTTGGCTTCGTTCTATATTAAAGACAGCAATCGATCTTGGTATCGAGTTCTGCACAGTTGAGGAGTATCTTCTTGGGAAAGCGGGCGATTGA
- a CDS encoding formate--tetrahydrofolate ligase: MKSDLEIAQEATLEPILDIAAKIDLTPDDLELYGKYVAKVHLDVREKFADRPQGMYIDVTAITPTPLGEGKTTTTIGLVQALGSELKKKAVACIRQPSMGPTFNIKGGAAGGGYSQIVPMENFNLHLTGDIHAISVAHNLIAAAIDSRMYHESVLTDEQLQKRGLERIDIDPETIMWNRVVDVCDRSLREIQIGLNDAKKEDGTPSPVFPRKTGYDISVASELMAILALTTGLKDMRERIGRVVVAMDKKGRPVTLERLKVAGAATVLLKDALMPNLMQTLEGQPAFVHAGPFANIAHGNSSIVADQIALKCADYVVTESGFGADIGMEKFFDIKCRYSGLIPNCVVIVATVRALKMHGGGPKVKPGLPLDKAYTTEDLDLLEKGLGNLGVHIKNAKLFGIPVVVAINAFETDTDAEIELIRKYAIQAGAEDAAKCTHWAEGGKGARKLAELVVEACKKPSKFRFLYPLEWSIKEKIECIAKNIYGADGVTYTPLAEKQIKAFEDAGYGKLPICMAKTHLSLSHDPDLKGVPKGFVLPIREVRASVGAGFIYPLVGKMSTMPGLASRPAFMDIDIDEKGKVKGLF; encoded by the coding sequence ATGAAAAGTGATTTGGAAATAGCCCAAGAGGCAACTTTAGAGCCGATTCTCGACATTGCAGCAAAGATCGACCTTACTCCAGATGATTTGGAATTGTATGGCAAGTACGTAGCGAAGGTTCACCTGGACGTGCGGGAGAAATTCGCTGACAGGCCGCAAGGAATGTACATAGATGTTACAGCAATAACACCTACTCCATTAGGAGAGGGGAAAACCACAACAACAATCGGACTGGTGCAGGCCCTTGGATCTGAGCTCAAGAAGAAGGCCGTTGCATGTATTCGGCAACCGAGCATGGGGCCGACCTTTAACATTAAGGGGGGCGCAGCTGGGGGAGGTTACAGCCAGATTGTTCCGATGGAAAACTTCAACCTCCACCTCACCGGCGACATCCACGCAATCTCGGTTGCACATAACCTCATTGCCGCAGCGATTGACAGCAGGATGTACCATGAGAGCGTGTTGACGGATGAACAATTACAGAAGCGCGGACTCGAGCGAATCGATATTGATCCCGAGACGATCATGTGGAACCGCGTTGTCGATGTCTGCGACCGAAGCCTTAGAGAAATTCAGATCGGTCTCAACGATGCGAAGAAGGAAGATGGTACGCCGAGTCCTGTTTTTCCGAGGAAGACAGGTTACGACATCAGCGTCGCAAGCGAGCTGATGGCAATACTTGCATTAACGACTGGACTAAAGGATATGAGGGAACGGATAGGACGTGTTGTCGTTGCAATGGATAAGAAGGGGCGGCCAGTCACGCTTGAAAGACTTAAGGTCGCTGGTGCGGCGACTGTTCTCCTCAAAGATGCGCTCATGCCGAACCTTATGCAGACGCTGGAAGGGCAGCCAGCATTCGTTCATGCTGGTCCATTCGCAAACATCGCTCACGGCAACAGCAGCATCGTCGCTGACCAGATCGCCCTTAAGTGTGCAGATTATGTCGTCACTGAGAGCGGATTTGGTGCTGACATTGGGATGGAGAAATTCTTCGACATCAAATGCAGGTACAGCGGGTTGATTCCGAATTGCGTTGTGATCGTTGCAACGGTAAGAGCCCTTAAAATGCACGGAGGTGGCCCGAAGGTCAAGCCCGGCCTACCGCTCGACAAAGCGTACACGACAGAGGATCTCGATCTGCTAGAGAAGGGACTCGGAAACCTTGGCGTCCACATCAAAAATGCCAAGCTGTTTGGAATTCCCGTCGTTGTGGCCATTAACGCATTCGAGACAGACACCGATGCAGAGATTGAACTTATCCGCAAGTACGCGATCCAGGCAGGAGCGGAGGACGCGGCGAAGTGCACACACTGGGCAGAAGGCGGAAAAGGAGCAAGAAAATTGGCCGAATTGGTCGTCGAGGCTTGCAAGAAGCCATCGAAATTCAGGTTCCTCTACCCGCTCGAGTGGTCGATCAAGGAAAAGATCGAGTGCATCGCCAAGAACATCTATGGGGCCGATGGAGTTACATACACACCACTCGCTGAGAAACAGATCAAGGCGTTCGAAGACGCGGGTTACGGAAAGCTTCCGATCTGCATGGCGAAGACACACTTGAGCTTGAGCCATGATCCCGATCTGAAGGGCGTGCCAAAGGGATTCGTCTTGCCGATCAGGGAGGTCAGGGCGAGTGTCGGTGCTGGCTTCATTTATCCGCTCGTAGGGAAGATGAGCACAATGCCTGGCCTAGCGAGCAGACCTGCATTCATGGATATTGATATCGACGAAAAGGGCAAAGTCAAAGGTCTCTTCTGA
- a CDS encoding RNA 2'-phosphotransferase, whose protein sequence is MNEKELDQIGRTMAGVLRHFPEKFGLKMDPQGFVSLKDFVNALRTHQRRYHWIRPYHIIAIIETDPKGRYEVSNDMIRATYGHTIELDLKLPTDNTPDKLYYPTTPEEADIILETGLKPSDRKLVHLSRTYKDAVVAGSVRTESPVILEVDAKKAVEDGIVIQRAGKTVFLVEEVPACYLKRAEATEEAKE, encoded by the coding sequence ATGAATGAAAAGGAGTTGGATCAGATCGGAAGAACGATGGCAGGCGTTCTCCGTCATTTTCCGGAAAAGTTTGGACTCAAAATGGACCCTCAAGGATTTGTCAGTCTCAAGGATTTTGTCAATGCGCTGAGGACGCATCAAAGAAGATATCACTGGATTCGCCCGTATCACATTATTGCGATTATAGAAACAGATCCAAAAGGTCGTTACGAGGTCAGCAATGACATGATCCGCGCAACATACGGTCATACGATTGAGCTCGATTTGAAACTACCAACGGATAATACACCTGACAAACTTTATTATCCAACGACACCAGAAGAGGCCGACATAATTTTGGAGACAGGGTTGAAGCCGTCGGATCGAAAACTTGTTCATTTGTCAAGAACATACAAGGACGCGGTCGTTGCTGGCTCTGTGAGAACCGAATCGCCTGTTATACTCGAAGTCGATGCGAAAAAAGCGGTTGAGGATGGGATCGTAATACAGAGGGCGGGGAAAACGGTTTTCTTGGTGGAAGAAGTACCAGCCTGCTATTTGAAGCGTGCTGAAGCAACGGAAGAAGCGAAAGAATAA
- a CDS encoding CoB--CoM heterodisulfide reductase iron-sulfur subunit A family protein, giving the protein MSGKVSFGKGDEMVTLVTATRSSRPHRDFRVKDQIEVDDKIIVFLCRCGGAISEKIDVDSIAKEISGQDDKTVAYALDFACSSKGKEEIKRILKECGAGRFVIGGCSPKTHELIFRDLAIEVGINPFMFEIANIREQCAFVHRKEDALPKAKALVTAAIAKCRLLIPSPYDRIPVANQRVLVIGNGITAIEAATKIVEEGIEVTIVNPETAFNLEKSGMICDGDLIESMQARLQRLKSNPFVKIFTNVEIVDFSGHAGRFRALVSIGTEEIDIECGAVVLAVDSIPEENSDAIFKEKGMIPLSLLEKSETAKTDNQRRIVILLTRNENSSFCRINRDTDVFEMAIRIRQLNPKSEITIICRDVRTYGLHELTFKRAQEQNIRVIRTETEVRVEKNEGLDVLVDDASSGLTLRIPADIVVGDVPKIPVGTTAIARVLRIPLTGDGFFRKTQVKLKPAATIREGIFLCGSATEYAPALEFLLDAHTAASRAAALVKSNYIEIGGAVAEVNPEKCSACLTCVRSCPYEAPFIGEAGKAEIELEKCRGCGICVGICPSRAIEMYFYSDAQLTAQVRSVIRGF; this is encoded by the coding sequence ATGAGTGGAAAGGTCTCATTTGGCAAAGGAGACGAGATGGTCACGCTCGTCACCGCGACACGATCTTCGAGACCTCATCGTGATTTTCGGGTCAAAGACCAGATCGAAGTGGATGACAAGATCATAGTATTCCTCTGTCGGTGCGGTGGCGCGATCAGCGAAAAGATCGATGTTGATTCAATCGCAAAAGAAATTTCCGGCCAGGATGATAAGACGGTCGCGTATGCGCTTGATTTTGCGTGCTCATCGAAGGGGAAAGAAGAAATCAAGAGAATTTTAAAAGAATGTGGAGCGGGAAGGTTTGTCATCGGGGGATGTTCTCCGAAAACACACGAGTTGATTTTCCGGGATCTTGCAATTGAAGTTGGCATCAATCCATTTATGTTTGAGATCGCCAACATCAGGGAGCAGTGTGCCTTCGTTCATCGAAAGGAAGATGCGTTGCCGAAAGCGAAGGCGCTTGTGACCGCAGCGATTGCAAAATGCAGACTTCTTATCCCATCACCATACGACAGAATACCAGTTGCCAATCAAAGAGTCCTCGTCATTGGAAATGGCATCACTGCCATTGAAGCAGCCACAAAGATCGTAGAAGAAGGCATAGAGGTGACAATTGTCAACCCGGAAACTGCATTTAATCTCGAGAAATCTGGGATGATCTGTGACGGAGATCTCATCGAGAGCATGCAAGCACGATTGCAACGACTCAAATCGAATCCTTTCGTGAAGATTTTCACGAATGTGGAGATCGTCGATTTTTCTGGGCATGCTGGTCGATTCCGTGCACTCGTTTCGATCGGAACCGAGGAAATTGACATCGAATGCGGCGCTGTCGTTCTGGCTGTGGACTCCATCCCAGAGGAGAATTCGGATGCGATTTTCAAAGAAAAGGGAATGATTCCGCTGTCACTTCTAGAAAAGAGCGAGACGGCAAAGACTGATAATCAGCGCAGAATTGTGATCCTCTTAACACGGAACGAGAACTCTAGCTTTTGTAGGATCAACAGAGATACAGACGTCTTCGAAATGGCAATCCGCATTAGGCAGCTCAATCCGAAATCAGAAATCACCATCATCTGCAGAGATGTGCGCACCTATGGATTGCATGAACTCACCTTCAAGAGGGCTCAGGAACAAAATATCAGAGTGATCCGGACTGAAACGGAAGTGCGAGTCGAGAAGAATGAAGGACTCGATGTTCTCGTTGATGATGCCAGTTCTGGTTTGACGCTAAGAATTCCGGCTGATATTGTGGTCGGCGACGTTCCCAAAATACCAGTTGGAACTACAGCGATTGCTCGCGTTCTGAGAATTCCACTGACAGGAGATGGTTTTTTCAGGAAAACACAGGTCAAGCTGAAACCAGCTGCAACCATCCGGGAAGGTATTTTTCTCTGCGGTAGCGCTACCGAGTACGCCCCTGCCTTAGAATTTTTGCTTGACGCCCATACCGCTGCGTCGCGTGCCGCAGCGCTTGTCAAATCCAATTATATTGAAATTGGCGGGGCAGTCGCCGAAGTTAACCCTGAAAAATGTTCCGCCTGCCTGACCTGCGTGAGAAGTTGCCCATATGAAGCCCCGTTCATCGGGGAAGCTGGCAAAGCCGAAATTGAACTGGAAAAATGCCGAGGTTGTGGGATTTGTGTTGGCATTTGCCCAAGCAGGGCGATCGAGATGTATTTCTATTCTGATGCTCAACTGACCGCACAAGTCAGATCCGTCATCAGGGGGTTCTGA